Genomic DNA from Telopea speciosissima isolate NSW1024214 ecotype Mountain lineage chromosome 2, Tspe_v1, whole genome shotgun sequence:
AGTGGTTCTGCCACAGCTGCTTCTGCTTCTCAATCTAACATGAATCCCCCCACCCAAAATGCTCATTTGAACTCATTTCAAGGTGCTCTGGGGTCATTCCCATGTTGCCAAACATAAACAAGCTCGTCCCAACCAGTACTCGCAAAAAGGCCTTCCACAAGCACACTCATATCGACCCCAACCGCAAACTCCGTATGATGATCGTATCTCCCAACAAGAGCATCTTCCACCCGATAATCCCACAAACAAACAGTCATATCATACGAGCAAGACGCAATCATACTATCCCTGTGAGGTGAGAACTTCACTTTTTTCACAGCATAAGTGTGCCCATTGAGCACCGCGATTGGAATCCGGAAATTCCTCACATCCCAAACCTTAATCGACTTATCAACTGAAGAAGTGGCAATAAGGCAATCATCGTACTTGTTCCAATCGCAAGACAGAATCTCCAATTCATGAGCAGGGATGATCATGGTGGAACCCGGCTCGCGAACATCCCAGATACGGACGGTACAGTCGCCGGAAGCGGATGCAAAGACGTCGGCATGGCGAGGATTCCAAACAGAGGAATAAACGCAATAGGCGTGCTCTTTGAAGGTACGGACGCTAGCGGGTCGATCGACGGTCCAGAGCTTGACGGTGTCGTCCCAGGAAGAGGTCAAGAAGGAGTCTCTGCGAACTGGATTCCAATCGACGGAGTGAACCTCGCGAGAGTGTTCGT
This window encodes:
- the LOC122651886 gene encoding peroxisome biogenesis protein 7-like, whose translation is MPVFKTPFNGYAVKFSPFYENRLAVATAQNFGILGNGRVHVLDLPPAPGAPITELCAFDTADGVYDCTWSEDNDNLLVTAIADGSVKLWDLALPPTSNPIRSLHEHSREVHSVDWNPVRRDSFLTSSWDDTVKLWTVDRPASVRTFKEHAYCVYSSVWNPRHADVFASASGDCTVRIWDVREPGSTMIIPAHELEILSCDWNKYDDCLIATSSVDKSIKVWDVRNFRIPIAVLNGHTYAVKKVKFSPHRDSMIASCSYDMTVCLWDYRVEDALVGRYDHHTEFAVGVDMSVLVEGLFASTGWDELVYVWQHGNDPRAP